In Lotus japonicus ecotype B-129 chromosome 5, LjGifu_v1.2, one genomic interval encodes:
- the LOC130717128 gene encoding uncharacterized protein LOC130717128, with translation MGSEENVAETWNEEDSACKAWTLCKHTFNNLAHVSPVVFLFLVKQCYFYGTCKAGAKFRALQDQICLVLHNDPKPGPATFIVQCLYVSPLFEDNNSQGFTHLLVSALRHFLKRSTTSEDSLEMNYSAARLLLDIIRGQVHHDDKIVIKLLEMFDIELTNMEKAMCQIEEKDDLSCGMAKEFVEQYIFKLVESKLYMSAVTLIESLSIRHYGQSFLLDMIKNNQFKPAEKWATFMGKPMLSMLIEELLERNMLKNAYEIIKENNLNQDFPDVYKKCKERTLKSLAEKGCWDVAEERTNNDRQLMEYLVYLAMEAGYKEKVDELCDRYSLQNFWDIKVPETSILQGRYLHLDELMVEDIIWVDEVEGLIDATCHIEGVKIVGVDCEWKPNYVKGSKPNKVSIMQIATEKMAFIFDLIKLHREVPDSLDDCLTRILLSSRILKLGYNFQCDIKQLASSYGELKCFKNYEMLLDIQNVFKEPRGGLAGLTEKILGARLNKTRRNSNWEQRPLTENQLEYAALDAVVLIHIFRHLPDQGHDKFGWKSCIMSHSENTKKSNKKKHVANSQIDRD, from the exons ATGGGTTCGGAGGAGAATGTAGCGGAGACGTGGAACGAAGAGGACAGTGCTTGCAAAGCGTGGACCTTATGCAAACATACTTTTAATAACTTAGCGCATGTTTCTCCTGTGGTATTTCTGTTCCTGGTGAAACAGTGTTACTTTTATG GCACATGTAAGGCGGGAGCAAAATTCCGAGCCCTTCAAGATCAAATATGTCTTGTGCTCCATAATGATCCCAAACCTGGACCAGCAACTTTTATTGTTCAGTGTCTGTATGTGTCGCCTTTATTTGAAGATAATAATAGTCAAGGATTTACTCATTTGCTTGTATCTGCTCTTCGCCACTTCCTGAAAAGGTCAACCACTTCGGAAGACTCTTTGGAAATGAATTACTCGGCTGCCCGCCTACTTCTGGATATTATTAGAGGCCAGGTCCATCATGATGATAAGATAGTTATCAAATTATTGGAGATGTTTGATATAGAACTAACAAATATGGAGAAAGCAATGTGCCAAATTGAGGAAAAAGATGATTTAAGTTGTGGCATGGCAAAAGAATTTGTTGAGCAGTATATTTTTAAATTGGTGGAGTCCAAGTTGTACATGAGCGCTGTCACTTTAATAGAGAGTTTATCTATCCGCCATTATGGTCAATCTTTTCTCCTTGATATGATTAAAAATAATCAATTTAAACCAGCAGAGAAGTGGGCTACATTTATGGGGAAGCCAATGTTGTCCATGCTTATTGAGGAGTTACTGGAGAGGAACATGCTAAAGAATGCCTATGAGATTATAAAGGAAAATAATCTAAATCAGGATTTTCCAGATGTATACAAGAAGTGTAAAGAAAG AACACTAAAGAGCTTAGCGGAAAAAGGATGTTGGGATGTTGCAGAAGAAAGAACAAACAATGACAGACAACTTATGGAATATTTG GTTTATTTGGCAATGGAAGCTGGTTACAAGGAAAAAGTGGATGAACTGTGTGATCGGTACTCCCTACAGAACTTTTGGGATATTAAAG TGCCTGAAACAAGTATTCTGCAAGGACGTTATTTGCATCTTGATGAACTAATGGTTGAAGACATCATCTGGGTTGATGAAGTTGAAGGTTTGATAGATGCAACTTGTCATATTGAGGGTGTTAAAATTGTAGGTGTTGATTGTGAATGGAAACCAAATTATGTAAAAGGCAGCAAGCCAAACAAG GTTTCTATCATGCAAATTGCCACAGAAAAGATGGCTTTCATATTTGATCTGATAAAGTTACACAGAGAGGTGCCTGACAGTTTAGACGACTGTCTGACTCGCATATTGCTGTCATCCAGAATACTAAAACTTG GGTATAATTTCCAATGTGATATAAAGCAACTTGCTTCCTCATATGGAGAGTTGAAATGCTTCAAGAACTATGAAATGTTGCTTGACATTCAGAATGTTTTTAAAGAACCTCGGGGTGGGTTGGCTGGGCTTACAGAG AAAATTCTGGGTGCTCGTTTAAACAAGACAAGACGAAACAGCAACTGGGAGCAACGACCTTTAACTGAAAATCAA CTAGAATATGCTGCCCTGGATGCTGTTGTACTGATTCACATTTTCCGCCATCTTCCGGATCAAGGACATGATAAATTTGGGTGGAAGTCTTGCATC ATGTCTCACTCGGAAAACACCAAGAaatccaacaaaaaaaaacatgttgcCAACAGTCAAATAGACCGTGATTGA